A genomic stretch from Asterias rubens chromosome 7, eAstRub1.3, whole genome shotgun sequence includes:
- the LOC117293069 gene encoding calcium-binding protein P-like produces the protein MRDAGGHEGGSPDGVRNHHDGNTGFCNFLCAAKPLINRFSCSLICFAAGFGLIIYGIVSYISLAHVSPGVAWQRFMYIGIGALTIGTGALALGRLCCLYRTYRRHEQTTPNVALHGNLGPRQPQVWIAGGQTTPNHPYGPGQQHPQHGCPPVGSQYPTGAYPQQQPHPQAGGAVPTPNLPYGPGQQQPQYPPPATVGPQYPSGAYPRQQPYPQAGLGVVPLNQQNTPVQTGVSYGYSSHPGYPPNAHHAQEPPPTPSSPPPAYDDAVKNEQNEI, from the exons atgAGAGACGCAGGAGGACACGAAGGAGGCTCCCCAGATGGTGTCCGTAACCATCACGATGGAAACACTGGCTTTTGCAACTTCCTCTGTGCCGCCAAGCCTCTCATAAACAGGTTTTCTTGCAGTTTGATATGCTTTGCTGCTGGTTTCGGATTAATAATTTATGGGATAGTGAGCTACATAAGTCTAGCACATGTGAGTCCCGGTGTAGCTTGGCAGCGTTTTATGTATATCGGCATCGGTGCTTTGACGATAGGAACCGGTGCTCTTGCTTTAGGGAGACTGTGCTGTCTTTACCGAACGTATCGACGCCATGAGCAGACAACGCCAAATGTTGCCCTACATGGGAACTTGGGCCCACGACAGCCACAAGTATGGATAGCCGGTGGACAGACGACACCCAACCACCCTTACGGACCTGGGCAACAACATCCCCAACATGGGTGTCCTCCAGTAGGTTCGCAGTATCCTACAGGGGCATACCCTCAACAACAACCCCATCCCCAAGCAGGGGGTGCGGTGCCGACACCCAACCTACCTTACGGACCTGGACAACAACAGCCCCAATATCCTCCTCCAGCAACAGTGGGTCCGCAGTATCCTTCAGGGGCGTACCCTCGACAACAACCCTATCCCCAAGCAGGCCTGGGAGTGGTGCCGCTCAATCAGCAAAACACACCTGTACAGACAGGTGTATCATATGG GTACTCATCACATCCAGGGTACCCGCCCAATGCCCACCATGCGCAAGAGCCACCACCTACACCATCATCACCACCTCCTGCTTATGACGATGCAGTTAAAAATGAGCAAAATGAAATATAA
- the LOC117292804 gene encoding coiled-coil domain-containing protein 96-like produces MADAEETPAPEAAETEAAPAAEGETAPSAEGAAEVEPTAGEEAATEEAPAPTEDAAQPDAPTETQEETSTDAPPAEEAAPGDGEPSAPAVEGEVAPDAENPAEGGEGAEKGEEPGEKLETGEEGGEEGEGGDGEQKEGEGEAAGDVPEDAEAVTEGAEGDEADGQEEKPEGEVEEEGKESAPATQTEEQQEGGEDAEGGEQAPPEEGEQEKPASPLPQSDTFAEGERPETPVVAVTEPLSREGSPAGEPEQLEAGTPERMESPQEEEEYDDEEEPWMTREELLEMYQACMSDREQLHGQNVQLQHKLAEYFRKKKTDDQRQDMDKNVTDQEQRYLKYMSNLEELRKQEEEERENLSLQLEDLKERRTDKLDAVEHETNQFTVLKQQSAEIAINSRTGKAITPKDTEQYLLNEARKEEEVKQVRLENIKLRNRLRKREQQLKAKEELAEGLHLIDFEQLKIENQTYNEKIEERNEELLKLRKKITSTVQVLTHVKEKLQFVQAENQVQKGKLKEVESLVAQKRDVLSRTKKARDSLRIDNQKLRQKSGLLGNTPLLRDFEDRKDEGDQLRGKLESLKRQHAELTLTCSGVRRKIDEARSGRS; encoded by the exons ATGGCCGATGCAGAAGAG ACTCCAGCACCAGAAGCTGCTGAAACTGAGGCTGCACCAGCAGCTGAGGGAGAAACAGCCCCATCAGCAGAGGGAGCTGCAGAGGTTGAACCAACTGCTGGAGAAGAGGCTGCTACAG AAGAAGCACCAGCACCAACAGAAGATGCTGCTCAGCCTGATGCACCTACTGAGACACAAGAGGAAACATCAACAGATGCACCCCCAGCAGAAGAAGCTGCTCCAGGGGATGGAGAGCCAAGTGCCCCTGCTGTGGAAGGAGAGGTAGCTCCAGATGCGGAGAATCCAGCCGAGGGTGGAGAGGGAGCGGAGAAGGGGGAGGAGCCTGGAGAGAAACTGGAGACAGGGGAGGAAGGTGGTGAGGAGGGGGAGGGAGGTGATGGTGAGCAGAAAGAAGGGGAAGGAGAGGCAGCTGGAGATGTACCTGAAGATGCTGAAG CTGTTACAGAAGGAGCAGAAGGTGATGAAGCAGATGGACAGGAGGAGAAGCCTGAAGGAGAAGTAGAAGAGGAGGGTAAAGAGTCCGCCCCAGCAACACAGACAGAAGAGCAACAAGAAGGAGGAGAAGATGCAGAAGGAGGTGAACAAGCCCCTCCAGAGGAAGGAGAACAAGAGAAACCAGCCTCCCCTCTTCCACAGAGTGATACGTTCGCAGAGGGGGAGAGACCAGAGACTCCTGTGGTAGCTGTGACTGAACCATTATCTAGAGAGGGGAGTCCGGCTGGGGAGCCAGAACAGCTGGAAGCAGGCACACCAGAAAGAATGG AATCCCCCCAAGAGGAGGAAGAGTATGACGATGAGGAGGAACCATGGATGACCAGAGAAGAACTCCTCGAGATGTaccag GCCTGTATGAGTGACAGAGAGCAGCTACATGGCCAGAACGTTCAGCTCCAACATAAGTTGGCAGAGTACTTCCGAAAAAAGAAGACTGATGATCAACGCCAAGACATGGATAAGAACGTCACAGACCAGGAACAGCGATATCTGAAATATATGT CGAATCTTGAAGAGCTTCGGAAGCAAGAGGAAGAAGAGCGTGAGAACCTGAGCCTCCAGCTGGAGGACCTGAAGGAACGTCGTACAGACAAGCTGGATGCTGTGGAGCATGAGACCAATCAGTTCACCGTGCTCAAACAACAGTCGGCTGAAATCGCTATCAATAGCCGCACAGGGAAAGCCATCACTCCAAAG GATACAGAGCAGTATCTCTTGAATGAGGCTCGGAAGGAGGAGGAGGTCAAGCAAGTAAGACTGGAGAACATTAAGCTGAGGAATCGACTGAGGAAGCGCGAGCAGCAGCTCAAGGCTAAGGAGGAGCTTGCTGAAGGACTGCATCTTATTGACTTTGAGCAGCTTAAGATTGAGAACCAGACGTATAATGAGAAGATTGAAGAGAGGAACGAG GAACTTCTGAAGCTTCGCAAGAAGATTACAAGCACAGTCCAGGTGCTGACCCACGTCAAGGAGAAACTGCAGTTTGTACAGGCCGAGAACCAGGTTCAAAAGGGCAAACTGAAGGAAGTAGAGTCATTGGTTGCTCAG AAAAGAGACGTTCTATCCAGGACGAAGAAGGCGAGAGACAGCCTGAGAATCGATAACCAAAAGCTCAGACAGAAATCAGGACTACTCGGTAACACGCCGTTACTACGTGACTTTGAGGATCGTAAGGATGAAGGTGACCAGCTGAGGGGAAAACTGGAGAGCTTGAAGCGCCAACACGCTGAGCTGACTCTCACATGCTCCGGAGTCCGACGGAAAATTGATGAGGCTAGATCTGGCAGAAGTTAA
- the LOC117292643 gene encoding cleavage and polyadenylation specificity factor subunit 6-like, with protein sequence MGGQGGRRGGGRRRAHRTGARHRHRGGGGRGLNIFFHGGGGPHQALIQRRLVSILISFGFGIGLMLYGITAVLIYPTFPWQGFSFIGIGIMLILISVVGIWKVKQLRQHQQQHQQGQEGTVHIPPGNIGSQVTTQQQQHIWTTEQNMTAAPPYGAGQEPPPGYAATVGPMGHSQPPYPQPGGTVPPYTQPAGQPYPQPGGPVPPYPQPGGPVPPYPQPGGPVPPYTQPGGVAPYPEYPAPPGVVQSSPPQTIANQPQLYHVQPYSASDGNTQAPYPPGDPSQGPAPINPPVTEPPPPSYEVIVMNEQNK encoded by the exons ATGGGAGGACAAGGGGGACGCAGGGGAGGTGGGAGACGCCGGGCTCACCGTACTGGGGCCAGGCATCGTCATCGGGGTGGTGGAGGTCGAGGCTTGAACATATTTTTCCACGGGGGTGGAGGACCGCATCAAGCCCTCATCCAGCGCCGTCTGGTCTCCATTTTAATTAGTTTCGGATTCGGCATTGGGTTGATGCTTTATGGTATAACGGCGGTTCTCATCTACCCAACTTTTCCATGGCAAGGGTTTAGCTTCATTGGTATAGGGATTATGCTGATATTGATTTCAGTCGTTGGTATTTGGAAAGTCAAACAGCTTCgccaacaccaacaacaacatcagcaaGGGCAAGAAGGAACAGTGCACATTCCACCAGGAAACATTGGATCACAAGTAACAACACAACAGCAGCAACACATATGGACAACAGAGCAGAATATGACAGCAGCCCCACCTTACGGTGCAGGACAAGAACCCCCACCTGGGTATGCAGCAACAGTGGGTCCGATGGGACACTCTCAACCACCCTACCCCCAACCAGGAGGTACTGTACCGCCCTACACCCAACCAGCTGGACAGCCCTACCCACAACCAGGAGGTCCAGTGCCACCCTACCCACAACCAGGAGGTCCAGTGCCACCCTACCCCCAACCAGGAGGTCCAGTGCCACCCTATACCCAACCAGGGGGTGTGGCACCTTATCCTGAATACCCAGCACCACCTGGAGTTGTGCAATCCTCACCTCCACAAACCATCGCTAATCAGCCACAACTGTATCATGTGCAGCCGTACTCAGCATCAGATGG AAACACACAGGCACCCTATCCACCCGGCGACCCTTCCCAGGGACCAGCACCAATTAACCCACCAGTGACGGAACCACCGCCACCATCTTACGAAGTGATTGTTATGAATGAGCAGAATAAGTGA
- the LOC117292805 gene encoding baculoviral IAP repeat-containing protein 5-like produces the protein MSTPSEVSTPAGDNNAKELNDFLMNTEEQRLASFSDWPFENDCNCIPSKMAAAGFYHSPTPQEPDLVRCFMCCKELDGWEPSDDPMEEHKSHAPKCAFINIKKDKDMTIAEFLKLESARQQNRVKGGVESRKKEFSYEAQKTREEIENMACMN, from the exons atgagtACGCCTAGTGAAGTTTCAACCCCCGCAGGGGATAATAATGCCAAGGAGTTAAACGATTTCCTCATGAATACAGAAGAGCAACGGCTGGCATCTTTTTCAGACTGGCCGTTTGAGAACGACTGCAACTGCATCCCGagcaag ATGGCAGCAGCTGGGTTTTACCACAGCCCAACTCCTCAAGAGCCAGACTTGGTTCGATGCTTTATGTGCTGCAAGGAACTTGACGGATGGGAACCATCAGATGATCCGAT GGAGGAGCATAAATCCCATGCTCCGAAGTGTGCCTTCATTAACATAAAAAAGGACAAGGATATGACAATTGCAGAGTTCTTGAAGTTAGAATCGGCTAGACAGCAAAACAGGGTT AAAGGAGGGGTTGAGAGTCGGAAGAAAGAGTTCAGTTACGAAGCACAGAAGACAAGAGAGGAGATTGAGAACATGGCTTGCATGAATTGA
- the LOC117292096 gene encoding carbonyl reductase [NADPH] 3-like codes for MTSLRVAVVTGSNKGIGFGIVRTLCKQLENGIVYLTARDEGRGKEAVAKLNQEGLQPKFHQLDINDGESVARLREHLKTVYGGVDILVNNAGIAFKRASTEPFGNQAAITMATDYRGTLDVCHSFHPILKPHGRIVNVSSMNGVKAFDELSEENKAHFRAIKTEEDINLLLKDFIEAAKEGDHKSKGWPSSAYGTVKLGLICGTKLLGEAVQKDRPQDDILIMACCPGHVRTDMSSQQGVKTIDEGADTPVYLALLSSGSTEFNGKMYFDRALVEFM; via the exons ATGACATCCCTACGAGTGGCTGTG GTTACAGGAAGTAACAAGGGTATTGGTTTTGGCATCGTGCGAACACTATGCAAGCAGCTTGAGAACGGAATCGTCTACCTCACTGCAAGAGATGAAGGGAGGGGTAAGGAGGCCGTGGCTAAACTCAATCAAGAAGGACTCCAGCCTAAGTTTCACCAATTGGATATTAACGATGGAGAAAGCGTGGCTAGACTGCGAGAACACCTTAAGACAGTGTATGGAGGGGTGGATATTCTGGTGAATAATGCAGGGATTGCATTCAAG CGAGCCTCTACTGAGCCCTTTGGAAACCAAGCAGCTATTACTATGGCAACTGACTACAGGGGGACTCTGGATGTGTGTCATTCTTTTCATCCTATACTAAAACCCCATGGCAG gatTGTAAATGTTTCCAGCATGAATGGAGTGAAAGCGTTTGATGAATTGAGCGAGGAGAACAAAGCTCATTTCAGAGCCATCAAAACAGAGGAGGACATCAACCTTTTGTTGAAAGATTTTATAGA AGCTGCCAAAGAGGGTGACCACAAAAGTAAAGGTTGGCCCAGCTCGGCATATGGAACAGTTAAACTTGGATTAATCTGCGGAACTAAACTATTGGGAGAGGCTGTGCAGAAGGACAGGCCTCAAGATGATATACTCATTATGGCT TGCTGCCCTGGTCATGTTAGAACAGACATGAGCAGTCAACAGGGAGTGAAGACAATCGATGAAGGGGCTGATACGCCAGTCTACCTTGCCCTACTGTCGTCTGGTTCCACAGAGTTCAACGGAAAAATGTACTTCGATAGAGCACTGGTTGAATTCATGTGA